In Deinococcus aerius, the following are encoded in one genomic region:
- a CDS encoding asparaginase: MTAQAGRVVFTRGGLAESVHTVHVAVVDREGRRVASCGDADLITFPRSSSKPVQALPLALSAPDLPPDELAIACASHAGTPEHLAVVERLLARSGSTVDDLRCGTHPPFDPGVAADLIRRDEKPTPLHHNCSGKHAGMLLSCVLHGWPREGYTEHGHPLQVRIRELHAELGGVPLDDVRVGTDGCSVPALALPLHGAARVFARLAAPGGELAPALERIFRAMTAHPFLIAGAGRLDTTLMPLVPGLAAKMGAEAFYGMALRDTPKGPLGVAFKIMDAGERARPHVALAVLGGLGLPVTEEMRALAPATLHNWAGREVGTVEVELPSLRG, translated from the coding sequence ATGACCGCACAGGCCGGAAGAGTCGTCTTCACCCGTGGGGGGCTGGCGGAGAGCGTCCACACCGTTCACGTGGCCGTCGTGGACCGGGAGGGGCGTCGGGTTGCCTCCTGCGGGGATGCGGACCTCATCACCTTTCCGCGCTCCAGCTCCAAGCCGGTGCAGGCGCTGCCGCTCGCCCTGAGCGCGCCCGACCTGCCCCCCGACGAACTCGCCATCGCCTGTGCCAGCCACGCGGGGACGCCGGAGCATCTGGCGGTGGTGGAGCGGTTGCTCGCGCGCTCGGGCAGCACGGTGGACGACCTGCGCTGCGGCACGCACCCCCCCTTCGACCCCGGGGTGGCCGCCGACCTGATCCGCCGGGATGAGAAGCCGACGCCGCTGCACCACAACTGCTCGGGCAAGCACGCGGGAATGCTCCTCTCGTGCGTGCTGCACGGCTGGCCGCGCGAGGGGTACACGGAGCACGGGCACCCCCTCCAGGTCCGCATCCGGGAACTGCACGCCGAACTGGGCGGCGTCCCTCTCGACGACGTTCGGGTGGGGACGGACGGGTGCAGCGTGCCCGCGCTGGCGTTGCCGCTGCACGGCGCGGCCCGCGTCTTCGCCCGGCTGGCGGCCCCGGGGGGTGAACTGGCCCCCGCCCTGGAACGCATCTTCCGGGCCATGACCGCCCACCCCTTCCTGATTGCCGGAGCGGGGCGGCTCGACACGACCCTGATGCCGCTCGTGCCCGGCCTGGCCGCCAAGATGGGGGCGGAGGCGTTCTACGGGATGGCGCTGCGGGACACGCCGAAGGGGCCGCTGGGCGTCGCCTTCAAGATCATGGACGCTGGCGAGCGCGCCCGGCCCCACGTCGCCCTCGCCGTGCTGGGAGGCCTGGGCCTGCCGGTCACGGAGGAGATGCGCGCCCTCGCCCCCGCCACGCTGCACAACTGGGCCGGGCGGGAGGTGGGGACGGTGGAGGTGGAATTGCCCTCGCTCCGGGGCTAG